In the genome of Streptomyces violaceoruber, the window GCCCAGCTCCAGCGTGACCGGTTTGATGTTCTCCGAGGCGTACTGCATGATCAGCCGCCCGGTGGTGGTCTCGCCGGTGAACGCCACCTTCGCCACCCGGGGGCTCGACGCGAGCGGTTTGCCCGCCTCCACTCCGAAGCCGTTGACGACGTTCAGGACCCCGGGCGGCAGCAGGTCCGCCACCAGGCTCAGCCAGTAGTGGATCGAGGCCGGGGTCTGCTCCGCGGGCTTCAGGACCACGGCGTTGCCGGCGGCGAGGGCGGGCGCGAGCTTCCAGGTGGCCATCAGGATCGGGAAGTTCCACGGGATGATCTGGGCGACGACCCCCAGCGGCTCGTGGAAGTGGTACGCCACGGTGTCGTCGTCGATCTCGCCGAGTGAGCCCTCCTGGGCGCGCACCGCGCCCGCGAAGTAGCGGAAGTGGTCGATGGCGAGGGGGATGTCGGCCGCCAGAGTCTCGCGCACCGGCTTGCCGTGCTCCCAGCTCTCCGCGACCGCCAGGCGCTCCAGGTTCGCCTCCATGCGGTCGGCGATCTTCAGGAGGATGTCGGAACGCTCGGTCACCGAGGTACGGCCCCAGCCCGGAGCGGCCTCGTGCGCGGCGTCGAGCGCCCGTTCCACGTCGTCGGCCGTGCCGCGCGCGATCTCGGTGAACGGCAGGCCGTTCACCGGGGACGGGTTCTCGAAGTACTGCCCGCGCGCCGGTGGCACGTACTCGCCGCCGATGAAGTGGTCGTAGCGCGACTCATAGGAGACGATCGCGCCCTCGGTGCCGGGCGCCGCGTAACGGGTCATCCTGTCTGCCTCCCTCATCGAGCGCTGTCCGCCGTTGGACAGCTCTGCGCGCGAGGCTAGGAAGCGGGACGTTGCAGACACGTTGCGCGCGTCGCGGGCGGCGCCCGGTCTCCCGGCCCGCCGCTCGGCGGGGGGGGGGTGCTCACCACGGGTTGGGCGCGGCCAGCTCGGACTCCAGCGCCGCGAGCCGGGAGCTCGTGGCCGCCGTGGGCCGCACCGCGGCGAGCGCACGCCACACGTCGAGATCGTCCTCCCCCCAGGGTGCGTGAGCCCAGTCGGCCAGCAGGTCGGGGTCACCGCAGGCGATCAGCGCCGCGCGCAGACCGTCGGCGAGCCGGCGCCTGAGCCGTCCGACCGCCGGAGCCTGGGAACCGGGCAGCAGCGGACCCGCGTACGCCGCCGCGGCCGCCGTGACCGCACCGGCCCGCAGCCGGCGTTCGACGACGGAGGTGTCGGACTCGACGGGCATCGTGAGCCGGTACGGCCGGGAAGCCAGTCGGCCGGGTCCCAGGATGCCCCGCAGCCGGGCCAGCTCGGCCCTCAGCGTCACCGGCGGTACCGTCTCGTCCTCGTACAGAGCGCACAGCAACTCGTCGCCCGTCAGACCCTCCGGATGGTGGGCCAGCAGCACGACGATCTCGCTGTGCCGCCGGCTCAGCCGGACCCTGCGACCGTCCGCGCTCAGCAGAGCCTCGTCGCGGCCCAGCGCGGTCAGCTCGGCCGCCTCCGACGCGGACCGCTCCGGAGTGAGCAGCGCCAGCTGGGACTCCGTGGCACGCGCCACCGCCTGTACGAAACCCAGACTGTGCGGATGCGCCAGACCGTCCCCGCCGGTGATGTCCACGGCGCCGAGCACCCGACCGGTGCGGGGATCGTGCACCGGAGCGGCTGCGCAGGTCCAGGGCTGTACCCGGCGTATGAAGTGCTCGGCCGCGAACACCTGCACCGGACGGCCGACGGCCACGGCCGTGCCCGGCGCGTTCGTCCCGACGGCCGACTCCGACCAGCGGGCCCCGGGCACGAAGTTCATCCGTCCCGCCCGGCGCCGGGTGGCAGGGTGTCCCTCGACCCACAGCAGTCTGCCGTGCGCGTCGCACACCGCGAGCAGGTGCTCGCCGTCGGCGGCGAACGTGCCCAGCAACTCGCGGACCAGCGGCATCACCCGCGACAGCGGGTGTTCGGCCCGGTAGGCGCCGAGGTCGCCGTCCATCAGCTCCACGCTCGCGGTACCGTCCGGGCCGACACCCGCCCGGACCGACCGCCGCCACGAATCCGCGACCACGGCCCGCACGGGCCGCCGCACCGTTCCCGCTTCGGTGAAGGTCTCGTGGGCCCGGCGCAGTGCCCGCGCGCGCTCGACGGGGTCGGCACCCGGTTCCAGAGCCAGCCATGCGTCAGTCAACTCGGCCTCCCCGGATGGTGTTGCGGTGTGGGACATCGTGACTCCGCGGATACGCGCGGACAACCACTTCGACCGGCCGGGCACCCGAATGTGGCGTTCCGAGTGGACCGGAGAGGGGGCCGGGCGACGGCCGGGCGCGGCCGGGCGAGGCCGGACGACGACCGGACCAGGAGGTCAGGCGAAGTTGACCAGTCTGATGTATCGGGTCCAGTCCCAGAACGGCCCCGGGTCCGTGTGGTCGCTGCCCGGAACCTCGTGGTGCGCGATGATGTGCGTGCGGTCCTTCGGGATGCCGTAGGCGGTGCAGATCGCCGCGGTGAGCCGGGCCGACTGCTCGTACATGGCGTTGGTGAAGTACTCGGGCCGGTCGACCCATCCCTCGTGTTCGATCCCGATGCTGCGGGTGTTGTAGTCCCAGTTGCCCGCGTGCCAGGCGATGTCCGTCTCGCGGACACACTGCGCCACGTGCCCGTCGGAGGACCGGACGACGTAGTGTGCGGACACCTGCTTCTCGGGGTCGCGGAAGATGGACAGCGTGTCCGCGTACGTCTCCTGCGTGACGTGGACGACCACGAAGTCGACGGGGTAGGCCGTGGGCCGGCTCGACCGGCTGTAGTTCGACGTGCTCGCCGGGAGCCACTCGGCGGAGGGGTAGTCGACGGCACGGACCTGCGCGGCGGCCCGTGTACCGGAGAGCAGGGTGTAGGGGACGGTGGCCAGCGCGGCGCCCTTCAGGAGCCGCCGCCTGGTCGGAACGGGTGCTGTCCTCTCCCTTTCCATGGGATTGCCCTTTCGTCGGTGGGCCCTCGGCCCGGTGGGGGGTGAGTGCTCAGCCGTTCGGTATGACGGAGCGACATGTCAGAGCGCACGACAGAGCGAAATGACGCGGAGCGGAATGCCGACGCGGACGTCCGACCGCCCCGTGGGCGAGGTGCGTCCGCGTGAATCACCGTACGGGGAGCGGGGGTTGCGCAGTAGAGCGCCGCGCCGTTCCGTGGACAGCCACCGCCTTGTGGACACCGCGCTCACTCGATCGAGTGAACGCGAGCGATGGTTCGGATTGTCGGTGACCCCCGAAGGGCGAGTGTCAGGCCCGCTCCGCCACCGCGCCCGGGTCGTCCAGGACCGCCCGGACCACGGAGTGCGCGGCTCCGAGCAGCGGCCCCTGCGGACCCAGCTCGGACACCGCGACCGGGCAGGCGGGACCCGCCGTGCGCCGGGCCAGTTCGTCCCGCAGCGACGGCAGCAGCCAGGGCGCGAGTCCGGCGAGGGCGCCGCCCAGCACCACGCCCTCGGGGTCCAGCAGGTTCACCGCACCGGTCAGGGCGATGCCGAGCGCCGTGCCCGCCTCGCGCAGGGCACGCCGTACGTCCTCGTCACCCTCCGCGGCCCGGCCGGCGAGCAGGCCGACACGGTCCTCCCCCGGCTCCACGCCCGCCGCGCGCAGGACCGCCTTCTCACCGGCGTACTGTTCCAGGCACCCGCGCCCACCGCAGGCGCACCGGGGCCCGTCGGGATGGACCGGCACATGCCCCAGCTCACCGGCGAACCCGCGGGTACCGCGCAGCAGCCTGCCGTCGAACACCACGGCCGCACCGATGCCGATCTCGGCCGAGACGTGCAGGAAGTCCCGGGGAGTGCCGTCGCCGAGCCAGAGTTCGGCGAGCGCGCCGAAATTGGCCTCGTTGTCCACGGTCGGCGGCAGATCCGCCGGCAGCAGGGCGCCGAGGTCTGCGTCGTGCCAGTCCAGGTTCGGTGCGCGGACGACGGTCCGGCCGTCCCGGGCCACCAGACCGGGCACGGCCACCGCGAGGCCGGCCGGCCACAGTCCCTCGGTCTCCGCCTGAGAGACGACCTGACGCACCAGGCCGGTGAGCTGCTCCAGTACCGGCTCCGGCGAACGGCCCCGGTTGCTGCCGTACCGCACCGCACGCGCGCGTACGCGGCCGCGGAGGTCCACGGCACAGACCGCGAGATGGTCGACGCCGACCTCCGCCCCGATGCCGGCCGGGCCCTGCCCGCTGACGGCGAGTGCGGAGCCGGGACGGCCCACGCGGCCTGGGCGTTCGGGACCCAGCTCCTCCAGCAGGCCCGAGCGGATGAGCTCGTCCACGAGTGTCGACACCGCGGCCCGCGTCAGCCCGATCCGCGAGGCCACGGCGGCCCGGGACAGTGGGCCCTCGGCGCTGACGGTGTGCATCACCCGCGACAGGTTGCGGCGGCGCATCCCCTGCTGGGTGTCCGGCAGCGCGCGCCCGGGGCGGGCCGGCTGGGCTTCGTGCGGCGGTGCGCTCATGCCTCCGTCAGTCCTTGGTCTCTCGTCGCTCGGTCCGGTCCGGTCCGGTCCCGGCCGGCCGCCACGGGGCGCGGTCGGGCCACGTGCGGGTCGTCCGAAGCCGGAGACGACGGGAGATGCCTGAGATGCCCCTCGTCACGTCCCGGTCTGCTGGGCGACCCGTCCGCGGCGGTTCCGCGGGGCGCGGAGGGCGGAGGGTCCGCCGGTGGCCCGCCCGTGCGGGCGCGCCCTCAGCGGGAGGCCGCGTCCCGTTCCAGCAGCGGTGCCGCGTCGGAGAGTACCCCGGTGATCCGGTTCAGCGTCGCCTCGTCCCGTTCCACGGCGTCGAGTACCGGCCCGGCGGCCGTGTTCCAGCGTCGGGCGACCGCTGCCGCGTCCTCGCCGGTCAGCAGACCGGCCGCCTGCGCCGCGGCACCGAGCGCGACCAGCTCCCTGGCGTCCGGGATCTGGACCGGGCGCCCGGACAGCCGCCGTACCGTCTGCTGCCAGGCCGTCCCCCGGGCACCGCCGCCGATCAGCAGCAGGGGCGCGGACGGGTCCGCGTCGGCGTCGAGGACGAGGTCGAGCGCGCCGAGCAGCGAGTGGACGGCGCCGTCGTACGCGGCCTGGAGCAGCTGTCCGGCGGTCGTGTCGTGGCGCAGCCCGTGCAGGAGGCCGGAGGAGTGCGGGAGGTTCGGTGTGCGCTCGCCGTCGAGGAAGGGCAGCAGGGTGACGTCGGTGCCCGGCTCGACGGCTTCCCGGTCCAGGCCCAGCAGGGACGCGACGCGGTCCACGGCGAGCGTGCAGTTGAGGGTGCAGGCCAGCGGCAGCCAGTCGCCGCGCGCGTCGGCGAAGCCCGCCACGGTGCCCGTCGGGTCGGCGGGCCGGCGCTGCGACACGGCGTAGGCCGTGCCCGAGGTGCCGAGGCTCATCACCGGGACGCCGGGGCGCAGTCCGAGACCCAGCGCGGCGGCCGCGTTGTCGCCGGTGCCGGCGGCGACCAGAGTGCCCTTGGAGAACGGCAGGCCGTGGCCGTCGCGTACGGTGCCGGCCACCTCACCTGGCCGGACCACCCGGGGCAGCAAGGCCGGATCGAGCGCCACGCGCGCGAGGATCTCCTCGTCGTAGGCCTCCGTGCCCGACGCCCACCAGCCGGTGCCGGACACGTCGCCGCGGTCGGTGGTCCCCTCGCCGGTGAGGCGCTCGGTGAGGTAGTCGTGGGGGAGCCGAACGGCCTTCACCGCGCGGGCCGCCTCCGGCTCGTGCTCGGTCAGCCAGGCCCACTTGGTGACCGTGAAGGAGGCGCTGGGCACGCTCCCCGTGCGCTCCGCCCAGGCCTTGGCCCCGCCCAGCTCGTCGATCAGCCGGCGGGCCTGCGGAGCTGAGCGCACGTCGTTCCAGAGCAGGGCGGGGCGCACCGGCTCGCCCCGGGCGTCCAGCGTGACCAGACCGTGCTGCTGCCCGCCGACGGACACCGCGGCGGCCTCGCGGGCGGCCTCGCCGCACTGGCTCAGGGCCTCGCCCAGCGCGTCCCACCACTGGCGGGGATCGCTCTCGCGGCCGGTCCCGGAGGACACGGTGTGGGGCGCCTGGCCGCTCGCGACGACCCGGCCGGTGGCCGCGTCGACGACCAGCGCCTTGGTGGACTGGGTGGACGTGTCCACGCCGACGACGAGCGGACCCTCGGCTGCTGACATCGGGCTTCTCCCTCTTCCGCGGGTCCCGCGACCCGGTCTTCACTCCTTCGGGGACACCTTGTCCCTTCCCAGGACCGTGTGTGCATACTAATTTGTAAAGCGCCATGACGAAATAGTCGGCAGCGATTGATCGGCAGCGAGTGAGGAGCCGCGGAATGAACTACCAGCCCACTCCCGAGGACAGGTTCACGTTCGGTTTGTGGACGGTCGGCTGGCAGGGCCGTGACCCGTTCGGTGACGCCACCAGGCAGGCCCTGGACCCCGCCGAGTCGGTACGGCGTCTGTCCGAGCTGGGTGCGTACGGCGTCACGTTCCACGACGACGACCTGATCCCCTTCGGGTCGAGCGACACGGAGCGGGAGTCGCACATCAAGCGGTTCCGGCAGGCGCTGGACGCGACCGGCATGAAGGTGCCGATGGCGACGACGAACCTGTTCACGCACCCGGTGTTCAAAGACGGCGCCTTCACGGCGAACGACCGGGACGTGCGGCGGTACGCGCTGCGCAAGACGATCCGCAACATCGACCTCGCGGTCGAGCTGGGCGCGAGCGTCTACGTGGCCTGGGGCGGCCGGGAGGGTGCGGAGTCCGGCGCGGCCAAGGACGTGCGGGACGCGCTCGACCGGATGAAGGAGGCCTTCGACCTGCTGGGCGAGTACGTCACCGAGCAGGGCTACGACCTGAAGTTCGCGATCGAGCCGAAGCCCAACGAGCCGCGCGGTGACATCCTGCTCCCGACGGTCGGCCACGCCCTCGCCTTCATCGAGCGCCTCGAGCGGCCGGAGCTGTACGGCGTGAACCCGGAGGTCGGCCACGAGCAGATGGCCGGCCTGAACTTCCCCCACGGCATCGCCCAGGCGCTGTGGGCGGGCAAGCTCTTCCACATCGACCTCAACGGCCAGTCGGGCATCAAGTACGACCAGGACCTGAGGTTCGGCGCGGGCGACCTGCGGGCCGCGTTCTGGCTCGTCGACCTGCTGGAGCGGGCCGGGTACGCGGGTCCGCGGCACTTCGACTTCAAGCCGCCGCGGACCGAGGACTTCGACGGCGTGTGGGCGTCGGCCGCCGGCTGCATGCGCAACTACCTGATCCTCAAGGACCGGGCGGCGGCATTCCGCGCCGACCCGCAGGTGCAGGAGGCGCTGGCCGCGGCCCGGCTGGACGAACTGGCCCGCCCGACCGCCGAGGACGGTCTCGCCGCCCTGCTGGCCGACCGGAGCGCCTACGACACCTTCGACGTGGACGCGGCCGCCGCGCGAGGCATGGCGTTCGAGCACCTCGACCAGCTCGCCATGGACCACCTCCTCGGCGCCCGCTGACCGGTCCGGCACCCGTGAGAATGTCCGGCCCCGTCCTTCGCGGACGGGGCCGGATCTCGTGCGGGGCGTCACCCGGCAGGACGGGCGAGGGCCGTCAGGGCTCGCCGTCGGTCGCGAGGGCCGCCGAGGCCAGCGCCGTCGCCGGGTCCTGGCTCGGTCCGCCCACGGGGACCCATCGGCCGTGCTCCCTGCGGTACGGCCACCAACGCCCCCGGCGGTCCAGGCGGAGCTGGTGAGGCGCGCCGACGACGGTCCACCGGTTGGCCCGAGCCAGCAGCGAGGGCCGCTCGTCCTCCTCCCAGGCCGACTCCAGTGCCGCACGCGCGCGTGCGAGCGTGTCGCCCTCCACCGCCCATTCCTCCTCGAGCACGGACAGGGCGGCTCCGCCTCCGAGTCGCCATGCGCGTACGGCCGCGGCCAGTGCCTCCCGCGTGCGCCCCGAACCGACGCCGAGGCGGTCCAGCACGTCCGGTCCCGGATCCCCCGCGGCCAGGCGCACCGCGTCCTGTGCCGGGGTCGGCTCCGGGGCCACTGCGTGCCCTTGGTGCCCGCCGCGCAGGGCCTCGACGAGCAGGCGGTGGGCCTCCGCCGCCGTCCGCGAGGCCAGAAAGGACAGGCCGGAAGGGTCGACGCCCGGCGGAGGCGCCGCCTCGGTGTCCAGGGACGGCGGCACGCCCGGGCCCTCCCCGAGGCCGGGCGGCGCGGGCAACGGGGGCAGCACCAGGCCCGCCGCGTACGCCTCAGCGGCGTCCACACCCTCCGGCCGGAACGCGGCGTCCTCCGTGGGCGCGGAGCCGTGTGCCTGGAGAGCGTCGAGTACGGCACCCTCCGCGCGTCCCCGCATCAACAACAAAACGAAGGGGTCCTGGTCCAGCAGCCTCGCGACCTGGTAGCAGAGCGCGGCGGTGTGCCCGCAGTGGTCCCAGGCGCCGCAGTCGCACTCCGGTTCCAGGTCGCCCATGCCCGGCAGCAGGTCGATGCCGGCGGCCGCCGCGTCCTCCACGAGGTGCGGTGGCATGTCGCGGTCCAGCAGTGCCGCGACATGCCCAGACCGCTCGGTCGCCATGTCCGCAAAGCGGTCCCACTGCGCGTCGGAGAGCTGCTCCAGCAGCACGTCGGCCCGGTGCGCCGTACGGTCCCGGTCCTGCACGACCGCGGTGATGCGCCCCGGCCGCACCGACACCGCCCCGACCGCTCCCGCGCGCGCCAGCCGGCGCCCCGTCTTCACCTGCGCCGTGTCCATCGCCGCGTCCTCCAGCGCCTTCAGCCAGGCGCGGCCCCACCAGGTCTGCGCGAAGCCCCGTCCCTGTGCGGGCGGCAGCGCGACGAACGTCCGTTCCGCCTGGTCGTCGTACCGGGTCATCGCGTACCCCCTCGCAGCTCGACCAGGTCGGCCAGTTCCGCGTCCGTCAGTTCCGTGAGCGCCGCCTCGCCCGAGCCCAGAACGGCGTCGGCGAGTTCCCTCTTGCGGTTCAGGAGAGCGGCGATGCGGTCTTCGATGGTCCCCTCGGCGATCAGCCGGTGCACCTGCACGGGACGGGTCTGGCCGATCCGGTAGGCACGGTCGGTGGCCTGTGCCTCGACGGCCGGGTTCCACCAGCGGTCGTAGTGCACGACGTGCTCCGCGCGCGTGAGGTTCAGTCCGGTGCCCGCGGCCTTCAGGGACAACAGGAAGACCGGGGCATCGCCGTCCTGGAAGCGTCGCACCAGCGACTCCCGTGCGGTGACGGACGTGCCGCCGTGCAGGAACAGCGACGGCACGCCTCGCGCGGCCAGGTGCTGCTCCAGGAGCCGCGCCATCTGCACGTACTGCGTGAAGACCAGCACGCTCGCCTGCTCGCTGAGGATCGTGTCGAGCAACTCGTCCAGCAGTTCCAGCTTCCCCGAGCGGCCGGTGATCTTCGGCCGGTCCTCTTTGAGGAACTGCGCCGGGTGGTTGCAGATCTGCTTGAGGTTCGTCAGCAGCTTCACGATCATGCCGCGCCGCGCCATGTGGTCGGCCCCGGCGATCTCCGCGAGCGCCTCGCGCACCACCGCCTCGTACAGGCCCGTCTGCTCCGTGGTCAGCGACACGGGATGGTCCGTCTCGGTCTTCGGTGGCAGTTCCGGTGCGATTCCCGGATCCGATTTGCGGCGCCGCAGCAAGAAGGGCCGTACGAGCCGGGCGAGTCGCTCCGCCGCCGCCGGGTCCTGTCCGTCCTCGACGGCCTGGGCGTAGTGCCGCCGGAAGCTGCCGAGCCGGCCCAGCAACCCGGGGGTGGTCCAGTCGAGAACGGCCCACAGCTCCGAGAGGTTGTTCTCCACCGGGGTGCCGGTGAGCGCCACGCGCGCGCGTGCGCCGATGGAGCGCAGTCGTCGCGCGGTCTCGGAGTACGGGTTCTTCACGTGCTGCGCCTCGTCC includes:
- the exaC gene encoding acetaldehyde dehydrogenase ExaC codes for the protein MTRYAAPGTEGAIVSYESRYDHFIGGEYVPPARGQYFENPSPVNGLPFTEIARGTADDVERALDAAHEAAPGWGRTSVTERSDILLKIADRMEANLERLAVAESWEHGKPVRETLAADIPLAIDHFRYFAGAVRAQEGSLGEIDDDTVAYHFHEPLGVVAQIIPWNFPILMATWKLAPALAAGNAVVLKPAEQTPASIHYWLSLVADLLPPGVLNVVNGFGVEAGKPLASSPRVAKVAFTGETTTGRLIMQYASENIKPVTLELGGKSPNIFFEDVWARDDDFRDKALEGFTMFALNQGEVCTCPSRALVQRGVYAEFMEAAVARTELIKPGHPLDTDTMIGAQASNDQLEKILSYLDIGRQEGAKVLTGGERIEHDGELKGGYYVQPTIFEGHNRMRIFQEEIFGPVVSVTSFDDLDDAVKTANDTLYGLGAGVWTRDMNTAYRAGRAIQAGRVWTNCYHAYPAHAAFGGYKQSGIGRENHKMMLEHYQQTKNILCSYSPKKLGFF
- a CDS encoding GAF domain-containing protein — translated: MTDAWLALEPGADPVERARALRRAHETFTEAGTVRRPVRAVVADSWRRSVRAGVGPDGTASVELMDGDLGAYRAEHPLSRVMPLVRELLGTFAADGEHLLAVCDAHGRLLWVEGHPATRRRAGRMNFVPGARWSESAVGTNAPGTAVAVGRPVQVFAAEHFIRRVQPWTCAAAPVHDPRTGRVLGAVDITGGDGLAHPHSLGFVQAVARATESQLALLTPERSASEAAELTALGRDEALLSADGRRVRLSRRHSEIVVLLAHHPEGLTGDELLCALYEDETVPPVTLRAELARLRGILGPGRLASRPYRLTMPVESDTSVVERRLRAGAVTAAAAAYAGPLLPGSQAPAVGRLRRRLADGLRAALIACGDPDLLADWAHAPWGEDDLDVWRALAAVRPTAATSSRLAALESELAAPNPW
- a CDS encoding N-acetylmuramoyl-L-alanine amidase, yielding MERERTAPVPTRRRLLKGAALATVPYTLLSGTRAAAQVRAVDYPSAEWLPASTSNYSRSSRPTAYPVDFVVVHVTQETYADTLSIFRDPEKQVSAHYVVRSSDGHVAQCVRETDIAWHAGNWDYNTRSIGIEHEGWVDRPEYFTNAMYEQSARLTAAICTAYGIPKDRTHIIAHHEVPGSDHTDPGPFWDWTRYIRLVNFA
- a CDS encoding ROK family transcriptional regulator; this translates as MSAPPHEAQPARPGRALPDTQQGMRRRNLSRVMHTVSAEGPLSRAAVASRIGLTRAAVSTLVDELIRSGLLEELGPERPGRVGRPGSALAVSGQGPAGIGAEVGVDHLAVCAVDLRGRVRARAVRYGSNRGRSPEPVLEQLTGLVRQVVSQAETEGLWPAGLAVAVPGLVARDGRTVVRAPNLDWHDADLGALLPADLPPTVDNEANFGALAELWLGDGTPRDFLHVSAEIGIGAAVVFDGRLLRGTRGFAGELGHVPVHPDGPRCACGGRGCLEQYAGEKAVLRAAGVEPGEDRVGLLAGRAAEGDEDVRRALREAGTALGIALTGAVNLLDPEGVVLGGALAGLAPWLLPSLRDELARRTAGPACPVAVSELGPQGPLLGAAHSVVRAVLDDPGAVAERA
- the xylB gene encoding xylulokinase, which translates into the protein MSAAEGPLVVGVDTSTQSTKALVVDAATGRVVASGQAPHTVSSGTGRESDPRQWWDALGEALSQCGEAAREAAAVSVGGQQHGLVTLDARGEPVRPALLWNDVRSAPQARRLIDELGGAKAWAERTGSVPSASFTVTKWAWLTEHEPEAARAVKAVRLPHDYLTERLTGEGTTDRGDVSGTGWWASGTEAYDEEILARVALDPALLPRVVRPGEVAGTVRDGHGLPFSKGTLVAAGTGDNAAAALGLGLRPGVPVMSLGTSGTAYAVSQRRPADPTGTVAGFADARGDWLPLACTLNCTLAVDRVASLLGLDREAVEPGTDVTLLPFLDGERTPNLPHSSGLLHGLRHDTTAGQLLQAAYDGAVHSLLGALDLVLDADADPSAPLLLIGGGARGTAWQQTVRRLSGRPVQIPDARELVALGAAAQAAGLLTGEDAAAVARRWNTAAGPVLDAVERDEATLNRITGVLSDAAPLLERDAASR
- the xylA gene encoding xylose isomerase translates to MNYQPTPEDRFTFGLWTVGWQGRDPFGDATRQALDPAESVRRLSELGAYGVTFHDDDLIPFGSSDTERESHIKRFRQALDATGMKVPMATTNLFTHPVFKDGAFTANDRDVRRYALRKTIRNIDLAVELGASVYVAWGGREGAESGAAKDVRDALDRMKEAFDLLGEYVTEQGYDLKFAIEPKPNEPRGDILLPTVGHALAFIERLERPELYGVNPEVGHEQMAGLNFPHGIAQALWAGKLFHIDLNGQSGIKYDQDLRFGAGDLRAAFWLVDLLERAGYAGPRHFDFKPPRTEDFDGVWASAAGCMRNYLILKDRAAAFRADPQVQEALAAARLDELARPTAEDGLAALLADRSAYDTFDVDAAAARGMAFEHLDQLAMDHLLGAR